The segment CGTCGAGGTTCATATACAATCCTCCTTCGGCTGCGATCTTCACCCACGGCACTTGGCGGTAGATCACGCGTTCGAACTGTTTGTGCGGCGGCGGACTGAGCAGGTCGCGCAAGAGAGATAGCACCTGGTCGTACGGCACGTCGGGAACAATCATCAGGTCCAACAGTCCATCGTCGAGCAGCGCCTGCTCACACAACTGAAAGCCCCCGCCGGCCTGCCGTCCATTACCGACCGCGAAAACGTACGTGTTTCCCTGCCAGGCAAAATCAGGGGCAGTAACGTTAATGCTTCGTGCTTGCAACTTGCCGATCGATGCAACCCCGGCAATCAAATAGGCCACATGGCCAAGCAGGCGCTTAACTTCCGGTGGTGTTTCGGCGGTAACCTGGGTGCCAAATCCGCCGGTGGCTACGTTGATGAATGTGCGACCATTTACACGACCGGCATCGATCGGCGTGGATCTGCCTTCGGCCACCGTAAGAAGCGCCTGCGTCAGATCGTCGATCGGTAAATGACAACCGTGGGCAAAATCATTGGCCGTCCCCATCGGCAAGACGCCGACGGCCGGGCGGACCGATGCAGAGGCATCGAGCACGCCGCTAACGACCTCGTTAATGGTGCCGTCACCCCCCGCCGCCACGATCGCGTCACAATCGGCCCGAGCGGTCGCGGCGGCAAATCGTGCTGCGTCGCCACTTTCCCAGGTGACGCTCATCTGCACCTGGTTGCCACGGTCACGAACGGTGCGCACTGCGGCGCGCAACCGCTCGTCACAGGCTACTTTGCCGTTGGCTATGATCTGTATCGTACGAGAGGGAGCGTTGCTCGCATTGATCATTTTGAGGTGATCTTGCAACGAGGGAGCGCTTTTTGCAATTGGGCG is part of the Pirellulales bacterium genome and harbors:
- the yegS gene encoding lipid kinase YegS, with amino-acid sequence MINASNAPSRTIQIIANGKVACDERLRAAVRTVRDRGNQVQMSVTWESGDAARFAAATARADCDAIVAAGGDGTINEVVSGVLDASASVRPAVGVLPMGTANDFAHGCHLPIDDLTQALLTVAEGRSTPIDAGRVNGRTFINVATGGFGTQVTAETPPEVKRLLGHVAYLIAGVASIGKLQARSINVTAPDFAWQGNTYVFAVGNGRQAGGGFQLCEQALLDDGLLDLMIVPDVPYDQVLSLLRDLLSPPPHKQFERVIYRQVPWVKIAAEGGLYMNLD